From Variimorphobacter saccharofermentans, one genomic window encodes:
- a CDS encoding PDDEXK family nuclease: protein MLYRLSKEDNTIELMPYADFESLAKKEKDLENLLAENLGDLYIEDGQLMRIFQERARQEEPDLCALDKNGNLVLFELKRGEVQGDTTIQVMRYAQSWGQKSYYDLNEAYAKYCDKYKLPKQELKEAHKDAFGLDSALDYVQFNREQKMIIVGSSSDSRLVSAVDYWKAQGLSIDFIPYRIYLIGDEYYFEFFSKPYDTHVNPKDRKGIIFDTNFAYDENSIWDMFLKHKVSAYGSVAGSVNSFQKGDYVLYYHKGYGVVGAGKIKSDTKENKEYKRDYELFREVELLTPEISKIEDIRYISYSELCELLNKSFYLARTTKVPYLSEEESRLVVERLLEKYEIDK from the coding sequence ATGTTATATAGGCTCAGTAAAGAAGATAATACAATTGAGTTAATGCCTTATGCTGATTTTGAATCCTTGGCAAAAAAAGAGAAGGATCTTGAAAATCTTTTGGCTGAAAATCTTGGCGATCTCTATATAGAAGACGGTCAGCTGATGCGTATTTTTCAAGAAAGAGCTAGGCAGGAGGAGCCAGATCTTTGTGCATTAGATAAGAACGGTAATCTTGTTCTGTTTGAATTAAAACGTGGAGAGGTTCAGGGCGATACAACCATACAGGTGATGCGCTATGCCCAATCTTGGGGTCAGAAGTCATATTATGATTTGAACGAGGCGTATGCAAAGTATTGTGATAAATATAAGCTCCCCAAACAGGAATTGAAAGAAGCACACAAAGATGCATTTGGGCTGGATTCTGCTTTGGATTACGTACAATTCAATAGAGAGCAGAAAATGATAATAGTTGGTAGCTCCTCTGATAGCAGGTTGGTTTCTGCTGTTGATTATTGGAAAGCACAAGGGCTTAGTATCGATTTTATTCCGTACCGTATTTATTTGATAGGTGATGAGTATTATTTTGAATTCTTTTCAAAACCATATGATACGCATGTAAATCCGAAAGATAGAAAAGGTATTATATTTGATACCAACTTTGCATATGATGAGAACTCCATCTGGGATATGTTCCTCAAACATAAGGTTAGCGCTTACGGATCTGTAGCTGGATCGGTAAACAGCTTTCAAAAAGGTGATTATGTTTTGTATTATCACAAGGGATATGGAGTCGTTGGTGCTGGAAAAATTAAATCGGATACTAAGGAAAACAAGGAATATAAGAGGGATTATGAATTGTTCCGTGAAGTAGAATTGTTGACTCCGGAGATATCCAAGATTGAAGATATTCGATATATATCATATTCAGAACTCTGTGAGTTGTTAAACAAGAGTTTTTATCTAGCAAGAACGACCAAAGTGCCATATTTGTCAGAGGAAGAAAGCAGGTTGGTTGTCGAGCGCTTACTAGAAAAATATGAAATCGATAAGTGA
- a CDS encoding DUF5131 family protein produces the protein MKQLSLFPEDNTDPRPPESINWNLWHGCTKASTGCLHCYMYRRDESIGKDPSIVQKTENFDLPVKILRSGKYKDRYKIPFGSHIWTCFSSDFFHADADEWREDAWDMIYERSDCSFFMITKRPERIADHLPKNWGYGWEHVTIAVTCENQEMADKRLPVYLSLPIFHHSVMIEPMLTAVDLQPYIERYRSSDGSPVIKHVSIGGESGPGARICDYSWVEAVHAQCIENGISFNYHQTGAKLIKDGKLYDIPRKLQHTQAHKAGLDT, from the coding sequence ATGAAACAGTTGTCTTTATTCCCGGAAGATAATACCGATCCAAGACCACCAGAATCGATCAACTGGAATCTGTGGCACGGATGCACAAAGGCCAGTACCGGATGCCTGCACTGCTATATGTACCGAAGGGATGAATCCATAGGAAAGGATCCTTCCATCGTACAAAAGACAGAGAACTTCGACCTTCCGGTTAAGATCTTAAGATCCGGCAAATATAAAGACAGATATAAGATTCCCTTCGGATCACACATCTGGACCTGCTTTTCATCCGATTTCTTTCATGCCGATGCAGATGAATGGAGAGAAGACGCCTGGGATATGATATACGAACGTTCCGACTGTTCTTTCTTCATGATCACCAAAAGACCGGAACGGATTGCAGACCATCTGCCAAAGAATTGGGGCTATGGCTGGGAGCATGTCACAATAGCTGTTACCTGTGAAAATCAGGAAATGGCTGACAAAAGGCTCCCAGTATATCTATCTCTCCCAATCTTCCACCACTCCGTAATGATCGAACCTATGCTGACTGCCGTGGATCTGCAGCCATATATCGAAAGATACCGCTCATCTGACGGAAGCCCTGTCATCAAGCACGTATCCATTGGCGGAGAATCCGGGCCCGGAGCCAGGATCTGTGATTATTCCTGGGTAGAGGCCGTTCATGCACAGTGCATCGAAAACGGGATAAGCTTCAACTACCATCAGACCGGAGCAAAGCTTATAAAAGACGGAAAACTATACGACATACCAAGAAAACTGCAGCACACTCAGGCACATAAAGCAGGGCTTGATACATAG
- a CDS encoding helix-turn-helix transcriptional regulator codes for MAVKNDLKKLRKEQRLKQADLAIAVGMCERSISNIELEKNPASLETALRLAAYFKVHVDDIFHLEEEHTTRKCDDNTP; via the coding sequence ATGGCAGTCAAAAATGATCTGAAGAAGCTTCGCAAGGAACAGCGCTTAAAGCAGGCTGATCTTGCAATAGCTGTCGGTATGTGTGAAAGAAGCATCAGCAACATCGAGCTTGAAAAGAATCCGGCCAGCCTTGAAACAGCTCTTCGCCTTGCAGCATATTTTAAAGTCCATGTGGATGATATCTTCCATCTGGAGGAAGAACATACCACGAGGAAGTGTGATGATAATACGCCATGA
- a CDS encoding XRE family transcriptional regulator: protein MDNIGNIFAAYRKNLKYSQQDICDKLTGMGIPTKPAAYSTWETGSSIPNAVQFLAMCKILGITDIFNQFIGGYNPDDPMAELNEEGRAMALNYIDLLKGSEKYQAAPVRILQPVRILNLYDMPVSAGTGQFLDNDSYEEVEVGPEVPETADFGVRISGDSMMPRYLDKQIVWIQKTDELNDGEIGIFYYNGNAYCKKLLCKKKGTYLISLNDKYDPIEIAEGETFKTFGRVVS from the coding sequence ATGGACAATATCGGAAACATATTTGCAGCATATCGGAAAAACTTGAAATACTCGCAACAGGATATCTGCGATAAGCTTACCGGAATGGGAATCCCTACCAAGCCTGCAGCATACAGCACATGGGAGACCGGTAGCAGCATTCCGAACGCAGTACAGTTTCTTGCGATGTGCAAGATCCTCGGGATCACGGATATCTTCAATCAGTTTATAGGAGGATATAATCCGGACGATCCGATGGCCGAGCTCAATGAGGAAGGCAGGGCTATGGCACTTAATTACATTGACCTGCTGAAGGGCTCCGAAAAGTATCAGGCAGCACCCGTCCGTATCCTGCAGCCTGTCAGGATACTCAATCTCTATGATATGCCTGTATCTGCTGGAACCGGTCAGTTTCTTGACAACGACAGCTATGAAGAAGTCGAAGTCGGACCTGAAGTTCCGGAGACAGCTGATTTCGGAGTGCGCATAAGTGGAGACAGCATGATGCCGAGATACCTGGATAAACAGATCGTGTGGATCCAGAAGACAGATGAACTGAATGATGGAGAGATCGGGATCTTCTACTACAACGGAAACGCCTACTGTAAGAAGCTTCTATGCAAAAAAAAAGGAACGTACCTCATCTCGCTGAATGACAAGTACGATCCTATTGAGATTGCCGAGGGAGAAACATTTAAAACTTTTGGCCGGGTTGTGAGTTAG
- a CDS encoding helix-turn-helix domain-containing protein, with protein MNISIKEETLGQRIRAQRIRLGMTQEELAERLYMKKSTISYYETDKKEMRASCLAEIARALYTTPDYLLGFEEEKDPFEKEVYGLLQSITDEKVRVLLLAQIKAVSNM; from the coding sequence ATGAACATATCTATTAAGGAAGAAACATTAGGACAGAGGATCAGAGCACAGAGGATCAGACTTGGAATGACCCAGGAGGAACTGGCAGAGCGTTTATATATGAAGAAGTCTACCATCTCATATTACGAGACCGATAAGAAAGAGATGAGAGCAAGCTGTCTTGCTGAGATTGCCAGGGCTCTTTACACAACACCGGATTATCTGCTTGGTTTTGAAGAAGAAAAGGATCCGTTTGAGAAGGAAGTGTATGGGCTGCTTCAGAGTATTACCGATGAAAAGGTAAGAGTGCTTTTACTCGCACAGATCAAGGCAGTTTCTAATATGTAA
- a CDS encoding DUF6462 family protein, protein MGYKRKEYENMESLFTNGKKKFVKYEEGAAMYSMGIHAFTELAKEAKAIYRIRRIVLVNTDIIDEYIENFRDI, encoded by the coding sequence ATGGGATATAAGAGAAAAGAATATGAGAATATGGAAAGCCTTTTTACGAACGGTAAGAAGAAGTTCGTGAAATATGAAGAAGGCGCAGCGATGTACTCCATGGGGATCCATGCGTTTACTGAACTTGCCAAGGAAGCGAAAGCAATCTACCGCATCAGGAGGATCGTTCTGGTAAATACAGATATCATCGACGAGTATATCGAGAACTTCAGAGACATTTAA
- a CDS encoding CopG family transcriptional regulator, producing the protein MAKRGRPTVEDKKYIKVGFRVTEAECDRLLAYCEKMNLTQAQVFKEALELLYKTKP; encoded by the coding sequence ATGGCAAAACGCGGAAGGCCTACGGTAGAAGACAAAAAGTACATTAAGGTTGGCTTTAGAGTTACCGAAGCGGAATGCGACAGACTTTTGGCATACTGCGAGAAGATGAATCTCACCCAAGCACAGGTCTTTAAAGAAGCGCTTGAGCTCCTTTACAAGACCAAACCCTAA